Proteins encoded together in one Nostoc sp. PCC 7524 window:
- a CDS encoding aminotransferase class IV: protein MFWYNGKLIQSQTLELNINDPGLLYGATVFTTLRVYGNSLDSSLTNWQAHCDRLLFSLKSFAWTQPDWKRLRQGAEMMLAHFPVLRIAIFPDGREWIIGRLLPEDLLAKQQHGVICAVANAELFRSLASHKTGNYLGAWLAINQAKSHAQEAILVDTTGNWLETATGNLWGWGDGNWWTPPLTAGILPGISRQQLIGWLYNHQQIVCEQPWTPELVKGLEAIAYTNSVMEIIPIHTVVQPTGSLQYDPYHPHFQQLKELFLT from the coding sequence ATGTTCTGGTACAACGGCAAACTCATCCAGTCCCAAACTTTGGAATTAAATATTAATGATCCAGGGTTACTTTATGGTGCAACAGTTTTTACAACCCTACGGGTGTATGGCAACTCCCTAGATAGTAGTTTAACTAACTGGCAGGCGCACTGCGATCGCCTACTTTTCTCCCTCAAATCTTTTGCTTGGACACAACCAGACTGGAAACGTCTGCGTCAAGGTGCAGAAATGATGCTGGCTCACTTCCCAGTTCTCAGAATTGCCATCTTTCCCGATGGTAGGGAATGGATAATTGGCAGACTTTTACCAGAGGATTTGTTAGCTAAACAACAGCATGGTGTAATTTGTGCCGTTGCCAATGCCGAATTATTTCGTAGTCTAGCTTCTCATAAAACGGGTAACTATCTGGGTGCATGGTTAGCCATCAACCAAGCCAAATCCCACGCCCAAGAAGCAATACTTGTAGATACTACAGGTAATTGGCTAGAAACCGCCACAGGCAATCTTTGGGGGTGGGGTGACGGGAACTGGTGGACACCGCCATTAACTGCGGGTATATTACCTGGAATTAGCCGTCAGCAACTAATTGGCTGGCTGTACAACCATCAGCAGATAGTATGTGAACAACCTTGGACACCAGAATTAGTTAAAGGCTTAGAAGCGATCGCCTACACTAATAGTGTGATGGAAATAATCCCCATTCATACAGTTGTTCAGCCCACAGGCTCGCTACAATATGATCCCTATCATCCTCACTTTCAGCAACTTAAAGAGCTATTCCTAACATGA
- the ftsH3 gene encoding ATP-dependent zinc metalloprotease FtsH3: MNKRWRNAGLYALLFIVVIALGTAFFDKQPQSRETWRYSQFIQEVEKGRVEKVSLSADRSTALVTPKYDPSKKLVTLVNDPDLVNTLTSKGVDISVLPQTDEGFWFKALSSLFFPVLLLVGLFFLLRRAQSGPGSQAMNFGKSKARVQMEPQTQVTFGDVAGIDQAKLELNEVVDFLKNADRFTAVGAKIPKGVLLVGPPGTGKTLLARAVAGEAGVPFFSISGSEFVEMFVGVGASRVRDLFEQAKTNAPCIVFIDEIDAVGRQRGAGLGGGNDEREQTLNQLLTEMDGFEGNTGIIIIAATNRPDVLDAALLRPGRFDRQVVVDRPDYGGRSEILKVHARGKTLAKDVDLDKIARRTPGFTGADLSNLLNEAAILAARRNLTEISMDEINDAIDRVLAGPEKKDRVMSEKRKTLVAYHEAGHALVGALMPDYDPVQKISIIPRGRAGGLTWFTPSEDRMDTGLYSRAYLENQMAVALGGRLAEEIVFGEEEVTTGASNDLQQVARVARQMITRFGMSDKLGPVALGRQQGNMFLGRDIMSERDFSEETAATVDEEVRKLVDTAYNRAKDVLVSNRHILDQIAQMLVDKETVDADELQEILANNDVKTAAFA, encoded by the coding sequence GTGAATAAAAGATGGAGAAATGCGGGGCTGTACGCGCTGCTATTTATTGTTGTAATTGCGCTTGGCACAGCTTTCTTTGATAAACAACCCCAAAGTCGGGAAACATGGCGTTATAGCCAGTTTATTCAAGAAGTTGAAAAAGGCAGAGTAGAAAAAGTTAGTTTAAGTGCAGACCGTTCCACAGCGTTGGTAACGCCCAAGTACGACCCTAGTAAAAAACTTGTTACCTTAGTCAACGACCCAGATTTAGTAAATACGCTTACTTCCAAAGGTGTTGATATTTCTGTGCTGCCCCAAACCGACGAAGGATTTTGGTTTAAGGCACTCAGCAGCCTATTCTTCCCTGTATTGCTTCTAGTCGGCTTATTCTTCTTGCTCCGTCGCGCTCAAAGTGGCCCAGGTAGCCAAGCCATGAACTTTGGGAAATCCAAAGCGAGAGTGCAGATGGAACCCCAAACTCAAGTCACCTTTGGGGATGTGGCTGGGATTGACCAAGCCAAACTAGAACTAAATGAAGTCGTAGACTTTCTGAAAAACGCTGACCGCTTTACCGCAGTCGGTGCCAAAATTCCCAAAGGTGTACTGTTAGTAGGCCCCCCTGGTACTGGTAAAACCCTCCTAGCTCGTGCTGTGGCTGGGGAAGCAGGTGTACCATTTTTCTCCATCTCTGGTTCTGAGTTTGTGGAAATGTTCGTTGGTGTGGGTGCGTCCCGCGTCCGCGACTTGTTCGAGCAAGCTAAAACCAATGCGCCTTGTATCGTATTCATCGATGAAATTGACGCTGTAGGTCGTCAACGCGGTGCAGGTTTAGGTGGTGGTAACGATGAACGGGAACAAACCCTTAACCAGTTACTTACCGAAATGGACGGTTTTGAAGGTAACACTGGTATCATTATTATCGCTGCCACCAACCGTCCCGACGTACTCGACGCAGCCCTATTGCGTCCCGGTCGTTTTGACCGTCAAGTTGTCGTAGACCGTCCCGATTATGGTGGACGCAGTGAAATTCTCAAAGTTCATGCCCGTGGCAAGACCCTAGCCAAAGACGTAGACTTAGATAAAATCGCTCGTCGTACCCCTGGCTTTACCGGTGCAGATTTATCTAATCTGCTCAACGAAGCCGCAATTTTGGCAGCCAGACGCAACTTAACTGAAATTTCGATGGATGAAATCAATGATGCCATCGATCGCGTCCTTGCAGGCCCAGAGAAGAAAGACAGGGTAATGAGCGAAAAACGCAAAACCCTAGTAGCTTATCACGAAGCTGGTCATGCTTTAGTTGGTGCATTGATGCCCGACTATGACCCAGTACAAAAAATCAGCATTATTCCCCGTGGTCGTGCCGGTGGTTTAACTTGGTTCACCCCCAGCGAAGACCGCATGGATACAGGCTTATACAGCCGCGCTTATCTTGAAAATCAGATGGCTGTGGCTTTAGGTGGTCGTTTAGCTGAAGAAATTGTCTTCGGTGAAGAAGAAGTTACCACTGGTGCTTCCAACGACTTGCAACAGGTAGCGCGTGTAGCCCGTCAGATGATTACCCGATTTGGCATGAGTGACAAACTCGGCCCCGTCGCCCTCGGTCGCCAGCAGGGTAATATGTTCCTCGGTCGCGATATCATGTCAGAGCGTGATTTCTCTGAAGAAACTGCCGCTACCGTTGACGAAGAAGTTCGCAAACTTGTAGACACAGCCTACAACCGCGCTAAAGACGTGTTGGTAAGTAACCGCCACATCTTAGATCAAATCGCGCAAATGCTGGTTGATAAAGAAACCGTAGATGCCGACGAACTGCAAGAAATCCTCGCAAATAACGACGTGAAAACCGCCGCTTTTGCCTAG